One Nymphaea colorata isolate Beijing-Zhang1983 chromosome 12, ASM883128v2, whole genome shotgun sequence genomic window, AATGAGTCCACTTTTTCTAGCATAATAATGATAAGCTTTACCCTTTCCCAGATCATCTTCAAGCTCATGGACAACAAAAGCCCTTCCAATAACTGAATCAGGCCCACTCAGTGGTATCTGCAACACAAGCAGGAGCCATATGAGCTGAAACCGAATGAAACATAGAAACTGCTACTCTGCTAGTAGTATCAATAATCAGATAACATTTTTACCTGATTATCCACGATAGTTGCCTCAGCTACTCCTTCTAATTAACTCAAACTGCGAGAAACAGTCACAAAGGTAAGCATCTGAGATAACAATAGTTAGCTctacagttagagagagagagagtatcgTCAGAGTTAGCTAATGTGTTCCCCAGGTCGCCCACATGGCGGATTTCATCCTCAGGAGCACCATGAGTATGATTGTTAAGATTGAAATGTGTTCCTATTCATCCATTTTAACCAGACAAATTTAAATTGATGACATTATAACAGCATTAGGGAAAAAACCATGCATGATGCAAAAGTTCTTTTCGTTCCAAAATATAGCAAAATAGATTGGCGCCAGCCTGTTGATATGCAGCCATTTGTAGTATCTCCAAATTCATGCTGAGGCAAAGAACACCCAAGACGTTAAGCTGTTGAAgtaatgcaaataaaaaacagctaaagaaaaggaaaatatatatgGTGCATTTCTCACAAGATGGAAACCATGCTTTCCAGGAGCAAGTCCAGTAACACGAACTTGAACCGTTATTGGACCTGCTAACAGTGGCCAAGGAGAATCAAGACGAGAAAATAAGCTATGTTGTTCTGAAAAGCACAGAAATAGGACGAAACCTAAGCTCCTTGGCATCATAAGTTTTATCCACAGCAGGAGTCCAGCAGGTCATAGTGACAGTATCAATTCCTACAGGTATCGATATATTAAATGGAATATCACTAAAAGGAATCAACATCTGAAGAACCAAGtccttccccatttcattcttGTGTTATGACATCAAGGTATGATACTGTTGCAACTGCAAATTCTGTTTTCTGGACATCACTTGTCAACTGTCATTTTTCGATGGTAAGTTCAGAATAATTAATATATGGCTTTCATTATATTAGCGATTATAGAAGGAGAAGATGTCATGCAACTTCTGCTGACCCTTGGTTCACTTGATGCTATTGTCATTGGTGAGGAGACATCAAATCTGACAGTGCCGCAGGGTGATATTAGTAGATATGAGCGAACGTTCCAGTCCAAGACCTAAGACTACTTCCATAAAGCGGTGGAACCTAAGTAAGCCAGTTGAAAGGACAAGACGGTCATCTTTCAAAGACCTAAGACTACTTCCATAAGGCACTGAGAGAAGAATTCAGGCCTTTCGAGCTAAAAACGCCACCATTTTTCGCCAGTTGAAAGGACAAGACGGTCATCTTTCATGGAGCACTTCCAATCAAAGAATGGCCTCTTTGGTAGAACAAAGAAGCAAGTTCTGGGAATGAAACGTATGCTTCTGAACTTTAACCATTCGTTAGATGTCATTAGACAAATGACAGtggaaaattttcctttcaagGTTCTACGTTGGTATGGGCTGCCATTAGAAGAAGCTCCAGGAATTGGAGTTGGGAACAGTTATGCGATTCTTGGTCACTGTTAAGCAGCATTGTTCCCATAGCAACATTACTATCAGGACATCTGACACAGTCGTGTTTACTACATTCAGACACTAGACTAGGCAAACGAACCCTCTGTTCCAGTTTCATGATGCAAGGATAATTCACCATGTAATCACCATCGAACCTCTAGGCGAACTGCTTATGAAGAGGCTACAAATGGGTGCAGGAAAGTCAGAGTTATAGTATATTGCCAGGGACAGTTGAAGGTAAGATGGATGGACAACCATGTAAGTTTTACTAAAATAAACAACTTCTTGTACGTCTAAAGGTAACCTCTAAAGTCTTAAAGTCATCTCGTGTCATGGCCTGACCATCTATCCACTGAATTGCTACCATTATGCAAATTAATCCCCAGAAAGATGCTCGTGCAACACATTCAGACGCGTCCAAACCAGGAAAAGGTGCTTTACAGTAGAGGTTCCGTAACATCTTAAGATCTCGAGGCAATAATTCCCTGTACACCGACCGCAGAGGATATAAGAGACGCCAATTTCACCACGCACAAAGCAAAATAGACAGAGCAGCTACCATTTATAGAAGATAGCTAACTTAGACTATCCATCAAGCAAAGGTTGGAATCAAATTCACACCAACCACCTCATTCCCCCTTGTTCTAACAAAGAAACATGCAGTCCATAACGAAGAAGCAATAAGAACAGCCAGAAACAACAATTAGACAACTTCCAGCATTACAATCCAAACACCAAACAATGCCAGAACTCCACAAATCACAAagataaaacaaaggaaaggcaaaccgTCGTCCTCCTGCGTCAGGGTAACCACTCCTTCGACCTGGGAGGTCCCCTTGAGCACAGCCACGGCCTTCTTGCTAGCCGCTACGATGGTCAGAGGCCGAGCAGGGGAAGCAATTACGGTGGTGACGGCGAGCTTCAACGGGCGAACGATGGGTCTGAAAGTGTGGCTAttaaaagaagaggaaaatagtttagaagaagaaggagaagcggatggaaagaaagaaggaagcatATGAGAAGAAGCCGACGGAGCCGCCGGGAAGACGCTGCTGGCAGCCATCCTAGCCACAGCCGCCTTCTGTCAGGGGAGAAAGGGAGCAGCAAACAGCCACACCCGCCTTCTGATTAGGATCTAGCCACCATCATGCATGAAGTGCATGTCACGTTTCCATTTTTCCTTGCGCAAGTGTCACAGTACCCCACTTGCAGTAGCGTAGAAAATATGTTACGGATTATCTTCCAAGTTAAATCTTCAGTGACGCGAATCCAAAACCTATATCTTATCTTGGACATTTCGCTTACCATACATGTCCAAGGTGAACATTAGCAAAGTACTACTAGTCGAGTCCGCTCGGGCTTGATTTTGCTCGAAAAAACTGATCAACTCGAGGTTGACTCATTTATAAGGGAGTTGAGTTCGAATTTAAATTTATACTCAAATGTtgaacgagtcgagtttgaattGTAAGGACTCGACATTTTTAAACTTGGGTCAGctcgagttaaacgagttgacaagttaaaaaagaaacaagataaGTTAACATAAACGAATTAAACGAGTTAAGCGGGTCACTTGTTCTATGAAAATCgagctcaaatttttttaatcgCATTGAGCTCAATCTGGCTCAATTTGAGCTAGgatcggctcgtgtgcagcttTAGTACTGAACGTGTAGACTCTTTTGCTATTTCTAGCTCTACTGGCATGCATCTGAACCTGACATCCACAGCGCTCCTGAATCCAAACTGTTTGCGACTTGAATCTGCATCCAATTCCAACCCAACCTTCAACCGAATTTAAATAATTTCAATCTTCTTCAACAGTCAAATTTCCACCGCATACTTAAATTCTTCAATTGCAGTTTAAATCAAAAGTTTCACTTCCAACTGTGTGGTTCATATTGATCTCAATCTCCCTGTCACTGCAGCCTCTCATCAATGCCAACCATTTTTTACTATTGGACTTAATTTCCATATCCAGCACACAGAGGTAGTCAGCAACTTTGTAAatactttatattttttaattactttgaatttttttcccaaaaaaaaataagaattatGTCCATCGACCAACACGCCGTATCGGCTAGCAAACCGATTCGATACTGACACCGATTCTGATATGCttgtatggttttttttttatctcccTCAAAAGAGCTTTAAGAAGGAGCGTCCCATGACTTGTCTTGAAAAATACCATCTACCTCTTTGTAACAAACTGGACATGTGTTCggtaataataaaaatatatggtCGAATGTTCTATGGGCGCGGGCATTTGTTTTAAATATAAGAATATGCGCGTTAAATATAGGAAGATACCCTTAGCCTTTTGATATTGTTAAAAAATGCACCTAAGTTTTGCACCATTGGTCAAAAATAATATTATGTCAATTAACTAAGTCGTGATTCACTGAAAGGGGAGCGGGAGGGTAATGTAGTAAAATGACTGAAGTGCCTCTAATAAtggtaaatttaaaatttattagtttacATTGACCTATTTAACTATACCCAATTACATGAATATATGATTTACTATATCCAAATTCCTTTGATTTCTTATTGATGAGTAGATAAGCCACGTGAACTTTATTCTCCAGCTTTTGCGCCAGAAAAGCTGTCTATGGGGATACATAGCTTGCATCCGCTATTAAAACGATACCTTAAGTGGCTTTTGGTGATAGTAACAGTATatcacattttaaaaatgtttcataaatctacttcaGTTTTTGAGGTAAATACATGAAAttgtaacatattgttactgttaCTAAACGACTCTTTAGTAACGCTAAGATAACAAACGTGTTAAAGGTGTCCATTTCACTAGTGCAAAATATGATCCGTCACTAAAAATGCCTTTGCTGTGATATTAATCCTTACTATATTCACTGACTTTTATTTCGTGCTAGTGGTTGTGGCAATGAAAGCTTCGGtaactttttgtccttttttttcctaatgCTTCTTTTGTGTCGCTAAAGGGTTGGGTCTTCTGTATTGCTCTTAACACACCTAAAGACTTGGCGATAACAAAAGGCATGTTGTGAAACATACACCTACTTTTATgattaataaaagaaagcaCATAAAATTGTTCTCAATAAATTACTTAACCA contains:
- the LOC116266153 gene encoding LOW QUALITY PROTEIN: superoxide dismutase [Cu-Zn], chloroplastic (The sequence of the model RefSeq protein was modified relative to this genomic sequence to represent the inferred CDS: substituted 1 base at 1 genomic stop codon), with the translated sequence MAASSVFPAAPSASSHMLPSFFPSASPSSSKLFSSSFNSHTFRPIVRPLKLAVTTVIASPARPLTIVAASKKAVAVLKGTSQVEGVVTLTQEDDGPITVQVRVTGLAPGKHGFHLHEFGDTTNGCISTGTHFNLNNHTHGAPEDEIRHVGDLGNTLANSDDTLSLSNXGVAEATIVDNQIPLSGPDSVIGRAFVVHELEDDLGKGGHELSLTTGNAGGRLACGVVDLSPV